A genomic segment from Aegilops tauschii subsp. strangulata cultivar AL8/78 chromosome 1, Aet v6.0, whole genome shotgun sequence encodes:
- the LOC109754004 gene encoding serine/threonine-protein kinase RIPK, with product MPAVAHRCFVVNQSLLPHLFFNSPDPHTGIHRLNQESNQSASRGSLPVLPILALALRSPSSIAAELVSPMASAQPWKSMFCCVGAGAAVDEEGPSPSSTPRRRRGERRTLLPSSSASTASRVSLSSLGSTGTLTPEDLSLTLSGSNLHAFTYAELKAATAGFSRSRYLGCGGFGPVYKGQLAAELRPGLEAQTVAVKYLDLDSSSQGHNEWLAEVFFLGQLRHRNLVKLVGYCYEEEHRMLAYEFMGTGSLEKHLFRSIDGPMPWMTRMKIAVGAAKGLAFLHGADTPVIFRDLKASNILLDSDYTAKLSDFGLAKDGPNGDATHVTTRIMGTHGYAAPEYIMTGHLTAKSDVYSFGVVLLELLSGRRSIDRARRSREQSLVDYARPYLKKQDKLHRVMDPALECQYSSQGAELAARVAYKCLSQNSKLRPTMKEVVQALEPILKMDDYLQVGTFVFTVVVENTDKSVENKGKLIDDEWKADMKVEKIVEDKHQSHQDRHRQKFPNSTIHADILLQRDGAIGPYTTALQRHRRASSYTEERGA from the exons ATGCCCGCCGTCGCCCACCGATGCTTCGTCGTCAACCAGTCTCTCCTCCCCCATCTCTTCTTCAACTCCCCTGACCCTCACACCGGAATTCACAGGCTCAACCAAGAAAGCAACCAGTCTGCATCGAGAGGATCGTTGCCAGTTCTTCCGATTCTTGCTCTTGCATTGCGCAGTCCATCTTCGATCGCCGCGGAGCTGGTGTCACCGATGGCTTCAGCACAGCCGTGGAAGTCTATGTTCTGCTGCGTCGGAGCGGGGGCGGCcgtggacgaagaagggccgtCGCCGTCTTCCACGCCGAGGCGGAGGAGAGGGGAGCGGAGGACGCTGCTGCCGTCGTCGTCCGCGTCGACGGCGTCCCGGGTCTCCCTGTCCAGCCTGGGGTCGACGGGCACGCTGACGCCGGAGGACCTCTCGCTGACGCTGTCCGGCTCCAACCTGCACGCCTTCACCTACGCCGAGCTCAAGGCGGCCACCGCCGGCTTCTCCCGCTCCAGGTACCTCGGCTGCGGCGGCTTCGGGCCCGTGTACAAGGGCCAGCTCGCCGCCGAGCTCCGGCCGGGCCTGGAGGCGCAGACGGTCGCCGTCAAGTACCTCGACCTCGACTCCAGCTCGCAGGGCCATAACGAGTGGCTG GCGGAGGTGTTCTTCCTTGGGCAACTGAGGCACAGGAACCTGGTGAAGCTGGTCGGCTACTGCTATGAGGAGGAGCACCGGATGCTGGCGTACGAATTCATGGGCACCGGCAGCCTGGAGAAGCACCTCTTCAGAAGCATCGACGGCCCCATGCCGTGGATGACGAGGATGAAGATCGCCGTCGGCGCCGCCAAGGGCCTCGCCTTCCTCCACGGCGCCGACACGCCGGTCATCTTCCGCGACCTCAAGGCGTCCAACATCTTGCTCGACTCG GACTATACCGCCAAGCTGTCCGACTTCGGCCTCGCCAAGGATGGCCCCAACGGCGACGCCACCCATGTCACGACACGTATCATGGGTACACATGGATATGCCGCACCAGAGTACATCATGACGGGGCATCTGACCGCTAAGAGCGACGTTTATAGCTTCGgcgtggtgctcctcgagctaTTATCGGGTCGGCGGTCCATTGACCGTGCTCGGCGTTCCAGGGAGCAAAGCTTGGTTGACTATGCCAGACCATACCTCAAGAAGCAGGACAAGCTGCACCGGGTCATGGATCCGGCTTTGGAATGCCAATACTCGTCTCAGGGGGCTGAACTGGCTGCACGAGTAGCGTACAAATGCTTGAGCCAAAACTCAAAGTTGAGGCCCACCATGAAAGAGGTCGTTCAGGCCCTAGAGCCCATACTCAAGATGGACGACTACCTACAAGTGGGTACATTCGTGTTCACAGTCGTAGTGGAAAATACTGATAAAAGCGTCGAGAACAAAGGAAAGCTTATTGATGACGAGTGGAAGGCTGACATGAAGGTTGAGAAGATTGTAGAGGACAAGCACCAGAGCCACCAAGATCGACACCGGCAAAAGTTCCCAAACTCAACGATACACGCTGACATTTTGCTGCAACGGGATGGTGCCATCGGGCCGTATACCACTGCGCTACAACGTCACCGAAGAGCATCAAGTTACACTGAGGAAAGGGGTGCATAG